The following proteins are encoded in a genomic region of Oncorhynchus kisutch isolate 150728-3 linkage group LG18, Okis_V2, whole genome shotgun sequence:
- the LOC109909137 gene encoding hypermethylated in cancer 1 protein-like isoform X1: MIIKGDLDRMAEEIGHPGGGLTTMLHAMEVPSHARHLLLQLNTQRTKGFLCDVIIVVQNALFRAHKNILAASSLYLKSLVVHDNLINLDHEMVSPGVFRVILDYIYTGRLTEGDPSSPTEPNLGAVLAAASYLQLLDLVALCKKKMRRNGKYPLRPTPAFLPYGKMGPNSLGLGGGGRYRVSTPVIQSCYPGGVVNTHTPRAPPLEELPPHPHATHAGELYAPTSSQGSQVFPSTPSALPAQPSLRPAHSDRNCSPIYGLDLSKKSPNSQSQNTPSHPHLAHALPHHDEEREGGLSGRTSPMPGNNGGAYPTEKMETADQAGSLPPHSYPHLNKPLGPHLHRSSSQGPDHYPCPLSPDTPTEAGEPSREVGNIYRWVKHEPLSYTAEDEEDDEDDEERGGNGDQNHQHHNHHHKAGEESDDRYRRVGCDGEEEKSGSGSEGTGSSEGRPSPTRAMGRFHLPYEPESFGDNLYVCIPCDKGFPSSEQLNAHVETHTEEELYSGGEMGSSNPKNNSSNSNGNGSLNSLEGKSSQSLTPGVLGEIIRPYRCNSCEKSYKDPATLRQHEKTHWLTRPYPCSICGKKFTQRGTMTRHMRSHLGLKPFACDHCGMRFTRQYRLTEHMRIHSGEKPYECQVCGGKFAQQRNLISHMKMHSSGGGGGALTADGKLKLDFSEGIYPLSKYAAEHLGLKQEKASELLAEHAMESLFPLSKLAAEHLRLNHHDKMDVLGVQALPPPPGSLSDFHSRTIERYSPS, translated from the coding sequence GTGGCGGTCTGACGACGATGCTCCATGCCATGGAAGTCCCAAGTCATGCTAGACACCTCCTCCTGCAACTCAACACCCAGCGCACCAAGGGCTTCCTGTGTGATGTCATCATCGTGGTGCAGAACGCGTTGTTCCGAGCCCATAAGAATATTCTGGCCGCCAGCAGCCTCTACCTGAAGTCCCTGGTCGTCCATGACAACCTCATCAACCTAGACCACGAGATGGTGAGTCCCGGGGTGTTCCGGGTCATTCTAGACTACATCTACACGGGCCGTCTGACGGAGGGAGACCCCAGCTCCCCAACAGAGCCCAACCTGGGGGCCGTGCTGGCTGCAGCTAGCTATCTGCAGCTGCTGGACTTAGTGGCACTGTGTAAGAAGAAGATGAGGAGAAATGGGAAGTACCCTCTCCGCCCCACTCCTGCCTTTCTGCCTTATGGGAAGATGGGCCCCAATAGTTTGGGTTTAGGGGGAGGGGGCAGGTATCGGGTGTCCACCCCTGTTATTCAGTCCTGCTACCCAGGGGGAGTTGTGAACACCCACACGCCCCGCGCCCCACCACTAGAGGAGCTGCCACCCCACCCCCATGCCACCCATGCAGGGGAATTGTATGCCCCCACCTCCTCTCAGGGCTCTCAGGTGTTCCCCTCCACACCCTCAGCCCTGCCTGCCCAGCCCAGCCTGCGCCCAGCTCACTCTGACAGGAACTGCTCCCCCATCTATGGCCTGGACCTCTCCAAGAAGAGCCCCAACTCCCAGTCCCAGAACACTCCCTCCCACCCCCACCTGGCCCACGCCCTGCCCCACCACGATGAGGAGCGGGAGGGGGGGCTGAGCGGCCGCACCAGCCCAATGCCGGGGAACAATGGCGGGGCCTACCCCACAGAGAAGATGGAGACAGCTGATCAGGCTGGGTCTCTCCCACCTCATTCTTACCCCCACCTTAATAAGCCCCTGGGGCCCCACCTCCACCGCTCCAGCTCCCAAGGTCCAGACCACTACCCCTGCCCCCTCAGCCCCGACACCCCCACAGAGGCTGGAGAGCCCAGCAGGGAGGTGGGCAACATCTACCGCTGGGTGAAGCATGAGCCACTGTCATACACAgctgaggatgaagaggatgacGAGGATGACGAGGAACGGGGTGGAAACGGAGACCAAAACCACCAGCATCACAACCACCATCACAAAGCAGGGGAGGAGAGCGATGATCGCTACCGTAGGGTGGGCTgtgatggggaggaggagaagagtggCTCAGGCAGTGAGGGGACAGGCAGTAGTGAGGGTCGACCATCACCCACAAGGGCCATGGGGAGGTTCCACCTACCCTACGAGCCTGAGAGCTTTGGGGACAACCTGTACGTGTGCATCCCCTGTGACAAGGGCTTCCCCAGCTCTGAGCAGCTCAACGCCCACGTGGAGACCCACACAGAGGAGGAGCTGTACTCTGGAGGGGAGATGGGCAGCAGCAACCCCAAAAACAACAGTAGCAATAGCAATGGTAACGGCAGCCTGAACAGCCTGGAGGGGAAGTCCAGCCAGAGCCTGACTCCTGGGGTCCTGGGGGAGATCATCAGACCCTATCGCTGTAACTCCTGTGAGAAGTCCTACAAGGACCCGGCCACGCTGCGCCAGCACGAGAAGACCCACTGGCTCACAAGGCCCTACCCCTGCAGCATCTGTGGCAAGAAGTTCACCCAGCGCGGCACCATGACCCGCCACATGCGCAGCCACCTGGGACTCAAGCCCTTTGCATGCGACCACTGCGGCATGCGCTTCACCCGCCAGTACCGCCTCACAGAGCACATGCGCATCCACTCCGGGGAGAAGCCCTATGAGTGTCAGGTGTGCGGGGGCAAGTTCGCCCAGCAGCGCAACCTCATCAGCCACATGAAGATGCACAGCAGTGGGGGGGGCGGAGGGGCTCTGACGGCCGACGGAAAGCTGAAGCTGGACTTTTCAGAGGGGATCTACCCCCTGAGTAAATACGCAGCAGAGCACCTGGGGCTGAAGCAGGAGAAGGCCTCTGAGCTGCTGGCAGAGCATGCCATGGAGAGCCTGTTCCCGTTGTCCAAACTGGCAGCCGAACACCTGCGCCTCAACCACCATGACAAGATGGATGTCCTGGGGGTCCAGGCCCTGCCCCCTCCCCCAGGGTCCCTCTCTGACTTTCACTCTCGTACCATTGAACGCTACTCCCCCAGCTAA
- the LOC109909137 gene encoding hypermethylated in cancer 1 protein-like isoform X2 encodes MLHAMEVPSHARHLLLQLNTQRTKGFLCDVIIVVQNALFRAHKNILAASSLYLKSLVVHDNLINLDHEMVSPGVFRVILDYIYTGRLTEGDPSSPTEPNLGAVLAAASYLQLLDLVALCKKKMRRNGKYPLRPTPAFLPYGKMGPNSLGLGGGGRYRVSTPVIQSCYPGGVVNTHTPRAPPLEELPPHPHATHAGELYAPTSSQGSQVFPSTPSALPAQPSLRPAHSDRNCSPIYGLDLSKKSPNSQSQNTPSHPHLAHALPHHDEEREGGLSGRTSPMPGNNGGAYPTEKMETADQAGSLPPHSYPHLNKPLGPHLHRSSSQGPDHYPCPLSPDTPTEAGEPSREVGNIYRWVKHEPLSYTAEDEEDDEDDEERGGNGDQNHQHHNHHHKAGEESDDRYRRVGCDGEEEKSGSGSEGTGSSEGRPSPTRAMGRFHLPYEPESFGDNLYVCIPCDKGFPSSEQLNAHVETHTEEELYSGGEMGSSNPKNNSSNSNGNGSLNSLEGKSSQSLTPGVLGEIIRPYRCNSCEKSYKDPATLRQHEKTHWLTRPYPCSICGKKFTQRGTMTRHMRSHLGLKPFACDHCGMRFTRQYRLTEHMRIHSGEKPYECQVCGGKFAQQRNLISHMKMHSSGGGGGALTADGKLKLDFSEGIYPLSKYAAEHLGLKQEKASELLAEHAMESLFPLSKLAAEHLRLNHHDKMDVLGVQALPPPPGSLSDFHSRTIERYSPS; translated from the coding sequence ATGCTCCATGCCATGGAAGTCCCAAGTCATGCTAGACACCTCCTCCTGCAACTCAACACCCAGCGCACCAAGGGCTTCCTGTGTGATGTCATCATCGTGGTGCAGAACGCGTTGTTCCGAGCCCATAAGAATATTCTGGCCGCCAGCAGCCTCTACCTGAAGTCCCTGGTCGTCCATGACAACCTCATCAACCTAGACCACGAGATGGTGAGTCCCGGGGTGTTCCGGGTCATTCTAGACTACATCTACACGGGCCGTCTGACGGAGGGAGACCCCAGCTCCCCAACAGAGCCCAACCTGGGGGCCGTGCTGGCTGCAGCTAGCTATCTGCAGCTGCTGGACTTAGTGGCACTGTGTAAGAAGAAGATGAGGAGAAATGGGAAGTACCCTCTCCGCCCCACTCCTGCCTTTCTGCCTTATGGGAAGATGGGCCCCAATAGTTTGGGTTTAGGGGGAGGGGGCAGGTATCGGGTGTCCACCCCTGTTATTCAGTCCTGCTACCCAGGGGGAGTTGTGAACACCCACACGCCCCGCGCCCCACCACTAGAGGAGCTGCCACCCCACCCCCATGCCACCCATGCAGGGGAATTGTATGCCCCCACCTCCTCTCAGGGCTCTCAGGTGTTCCCCTCCACACCCTCAGCCCTGCCTGCCCAGCCCAGCCTGCGCCCAGCTCACTCTGACAGGAACTGCTCCCCCATCTATGGCCTGGACCTCTCCAAGAAGAGCCCCAACTCCCAGTCCCAGAACACTCCCTCCCACCCCCACCTGGCCCACGCCCTGCCCCACCACGATGAGGAGCGGGAGGGGGGGCTGAGCGGCCGCACCAGCCCAATGCCGGGGAACAATGGCGGGGCCTACCCCACAGAGAAGATGGAGACAGCTGATCAGGCTGGGTCTCTCCCACCTCATTCTTACCCCCACCTTAATAAGCCCCTGGGGCCCCACCTCCACCGCTCCAGCTCCCAAGGTCCAGACCACTACCCCTGCCCCCTCAGCCCCGACACCCCCACAGAGGCTGGAGAGCCCAGCAGGGAGGTGGGCAACATCTACCGCTGGGTGAAGCATGAGCCACTGTCATACACAgctgaggatgaagaggatgacGAGGATGACGAGGAACGGGGTGGAAACGGAGACCAAAACCACCAGCATCACAACCACCATCACAAAGCAGGGGAGGAGAGCGATGATCGCTACCGTAGGGTGGGCTgtgatggggaggaggagaagagtggCTCAGGCAGTGAGGGGACAGGCAGTAGTGAGGGTCGACCATCACCCACAAGGGCCATGGGGAGGTTCCACCTACCCTACGAGCCTGAGAGCTTTGGGGACAACCTGTACGTGTGCATCCCCTGTGACAAGGGCTTCCCCAGCTCTGAGCAGCTCAACGCCCACGTGGAGACCCACACAGAGGAGGAGCTGTACTCTGGAGGGGAGATGGGCAGCAGCAACCCCAAAAACAACAGTAGCAATAGCAATGGTAACGGCAGCCTGAACAGCCTGGAGGGGAAGTCCAGCCAGAGCCTGACTCCTGGGGTCCTGGGGGAGATCATCAGACCCTATCGCTGTAACTCCTGTGAGAAGTCCTACAAGGACCCGGCCACGCTGCGCCAGCACGAGAAGACCCACTGGCTCACAAGGCCCTACCCCTGCAGCATCTGTGGCAAGAAGTTCACCCAGCGCGGCACCATGACCCGCCACATGCGCAGCCACCTGGGACTCAAGCCCTTTGCATGCGACCACTGCGGCATGCGCTTCACCCGCCAGTACCGCCTCACAGAGCACATGCGCATCCACTCCGGGGAGAAGCCCTATGAGTGTCAGGTGTGCGGGGGCAAGTTCGCCCAGCAGCGCAACCTCATCAGCCACATGAAGATGCACAGCAGTGGGGGGGGCGGAGGGGCTCTGACGGCCGACGGAAAGCTGAAGCTGGACTTTTCAGAGGGGATCTACCCCCTGAGTAAATACGCAGCAGAGCACCTGGGGCTGAAGCAGGAGAAGGCCTCTGAGCTGCTGGCAGAGCATGCCATGGAGAGCCTGTTCCCGTTGTCCAAACTGGCAGCCGAACACCTGCGCCTCAACCACCATGACAAGATGGATGTCCTGGGGGTCCAGGCCCTGCCCCCTCCCCCAGGGTCCCTCTCTGACTTTCACTCTCGTACCATTGAACGCTACTCCCCCAGCTAA